One segment of Cutaneotrichosporon cavernicola HIS019 DNA, chromosome: 4 DNA contains the following:
- a CDS encoding uncharacterized protein (Sugar (and other) transporter), whose amino-acid sequence MSDIDTKHEASHIEAPLRESKSGLFKNAKIVGITSLATLGGFLFGYDQGVVGNVLALQRFGADFPRVYMDANIKGWFVSSLLLGAWFGSLLSGPLCDKLGRKRSIMFQVLVFTLGSALQTGARVEAHMFAGRIIAGLSIGSLTHIVPMYIAELAPAAMRGALVALQQLSITLGILFSYWIAYGTSHIGGTRCSDIPYSGPKGPDGHATFDAYNDVPAGGCTGQSQAAWRVPVGIQILPGLILGIGMFFMPYSPRWLVEVGRDDEAKATLSRLRSLPIDDPDVVREFVEIKAEVITIRQIRETRGTGKSGLARALQPYVELLSTKSNFHRLYIGCTTMFFQQFIGCNAIIYYAPTIFAQLGMDPNTTSLLATGVYGITNTLFTLPAVFFLDRVGRRKLLMVGAAGCFVSLVMVGSLVAAFGHDWPKYAVQGRVAIAFVYIYDVFFSFSWAPIGWVLPSEIFNLATRSTAVSITTSTTWMSNFIIGVVSPLMLEKIPHGGTYFFFAGFAVLGFISTYFFLPETRRVALEDMDAIWGAKTSDEDRHIADTVLREIEQGEDAKRGATV is encoded by the exons ATGTCGGACATTGATACCAAGCACGAGGCATCGCACATCGAGGCCCCTCTTCGCGAGTCTAAGAGTGGCCTCTTCAAGAATGCCAAAAT TGTGGGCATTACGTCGCTCGCAACCCTCGGCGGCTTCCTCTTCGGCTACGACCAGGGCGTAGTTGGGAATGTACTTGCCCTTCAACGCTTCGGAGCAGACTTTCCCCGGGTCTATATGGACGCAAACATCAAGGGATGGTTCGTAtcatctctcctcctcggggCGTGGTTCGGCTCGCTCCTCTCCGGACCTCTCTGCGACAAACTTGGCAGGAAGCGGAGTATCATGTTCCAAGTGCTCGTATTCACCCTCGGCTCGGCTCTGCAGACCGGCGCTCGTGTCGAGGCTCACATGTTCGCCGGGCGTATCATTGCTGGGCTCTCCATCGGGTCGCTCACTCACATCGTTCCCATGTACATTGCTGAGCTGGCGCCCGCGGCGATGCGCGGCGCCCTTGTCGCCCTACAGCAGCTCAGCATCACCCTCGGTATCCTGTTCAGCTACTGGATCGCGTACGGTACCTCTCACATTGGCGGTACGCGGTGCTCTGATATCCCATACTCTGGCCCAAAGGGGCCGGACGGACACGCGACCTTTGACGCGTACAACGACGTCCCGGCTGGCGGGTGCACGGGACAGAGTCAGGCCGCGTGGCGCGTGCCGGTAGGCATCCAAATTCTTCCAGGCCTGATCCTCGGTATCGGCATGTTCTTTATGCCGTATTCGCCTCGCTGGCTCGTCGAAGTTGGccgtgacgacgaggctAAGGCTACGTTATCCCGTCTCCGTTCATTGCCGATCGACGACCCGGACGTCGTCCGCGAGTTTGTCGAGATCAAGGCTGAGGTCATCACCATCCGTCAGATCCGAGAGACCCGGGGTACGGGGAAGAGCGGCCTCGCCCGAGCCCTCCAGCCAtacgtcgagctcctctcCACCAAATCCAACTTCCACCGCCTGTACATCGGGTGCACGACCATGTTCTTCCAGCAGTTTATCGGGTGTAACGCGATCATCTAC TACGCGCCGACCATCTtcgcccagctcggcaTGGACCCTAACACAACCTCGCTCCTTGCGACAGGCGTTTACGGAATCACGAATACGCTGTTCACGCTCCCCGCCGTCTTCTTCCTGGACCGCGTCGGCCggcgcaagctcctcaTGGTTGGTGCGGCTGGATGTTTCGTCTCCCTCGTTATGGTTGGAtcgctcgtcgccgccttcGGCCACGACTGGCCCAAATACGCCGTCCAAGGCCGGGTCGCCATCGCGTTTGTGTACATCTACGATGTCTTCTTCTCGTTCTCATGGGCACCGATCGGATGGGTCCTCCCGTCCGAGATCTTTAACCTCGCAACACGTTCCACGGCTGTTAGCATCACGACGAGCACAACGTGGATGTCCAACTTTATCATTGGCGTCGTGTCGCCCTTGATGCTCGAGAAGATCCCGCACGGCGGCACGTATTTCTTCTTTGCGGGCTTTGCCGTGCTCGGGTTTATCTCGACCTACTTCTTCCTTCCCGAGACAAggcgcgtcgccctcgaggacatggacgcGATCTGGGGCGCTAAGACGAGCGATGAGGATCGCCACATTGCGGACACTGTGCTCCGCGAGATCGAGCAAGGCGAGGATGCCAAGCGCGGTGCTACGGTTTAG
- a CDS encoding uncharacterized protein (FAD binding domain): MPAKHAPLPVLIVGNGPVGLLTALALAKQDVEVILVARHMRRLGVPKAHALSPRSLEIARQLGLPVGEIRRLPAHRNDARWVRFMTNCSGQLVGTLPYENMGLDVLDHTPEMVHNVAQPDLEAIMEYMLDAEVNVDYRLGWTWISHEEVMRNGETICVSTVEDTYTGEEMLIESCLVVGCDGANSRVRKAVGITSEGEETADTMITIHFSADLRPVVGDKVGMLYWILDPEARGFIISYDIEYNHVLIHNIDPDVTPLATFTPEKCMDIVRAAIGRDIPVDFNCSMPWILRRKVANNYYRGRAVLAGDSAHSFPPTGGLGLNSGIADAHNLAYKIAAAYHGWGHLPSLLKSYEGERRPVALHNSIQSVKNGKEIFHLLKALRNTGPDLATARAEMMRALHDPKQLAYVQSLIQDQAEHFDNLNRHLGYVYEPGWTPQQSQVFKPQYRRGARFAHAWVKSKVPGILAPLDPVDLSYLDDLSNSKAKDWNYSVLDIVSLGQYTFFYSGSTWGKKVPSLRQMFAQQGVPLKVVEVGKDFDFIEKKPGKAWMEGYGINKSGGVLVRPDQHVQCVVAGAELPQRIIDDVLRTLGRQY; encoded by the exons ATGCCAGCCAAGCATGCGCCTCTCcccgtcctcatcgtcggcaACGGTCCCGTCGGCCTGCTCAcggccctcgccctcgccaagcaGGATG TCGAGGTTATCCTCGTTGCGCGCCATATGCGCCGTCTCGGAGTACCCAAGGCTCATGCGCTGTCACCTCGTTCTCTCGAGATCGCCCGTCAACTCGGCCTGCCCGTCGGCGAGATTCGCCGTCTGCCCGCTCACCGCAACGACGCGCGTTGGGTGCGCTTCATGACTAACTGCTCTGGTCAGCTTGTCGGTACGCTGCCCTACGAGAACATGGGGCTCGACGTTCTCGACCACACGCCCGAG ATGGTGCACAACGTCGCGCagcccgacctcgaggccatTATGGAGTacatgctcgacgccgaagTCAACGTCGACTACCGCCTGGGATGGACGTGGATTAGCCATGAAGAG GTCATGCGCAACGGCGAGACGATCTGCGTGTCTACCGTCGAGGACACGTACActggcgaggagatgctGATTGAGTCGTGTCTCGTGGTGGGATGTGACGGCGCCAACTCTCGCGTTCGTAAGGCCGTCGGCATCACCtccgagggcgaggagacggccGACACTATGATCACCATCCACTTTAGCGCCGATCTCCGCCCCGTCGTTGGCGACAAGGTCGGCATGCTGTACTGGATTCTCGACCCTGAAGCACGCGGCTTCATCATCTCCTACGACATCGAGTACAACCACGTGTTGATTCACAACATCGACCCGGACGTGACGCCGCTCGCGACTTTTACCCCCGAAAAATGCATGGACATTGTGCGCGCGGCGATCGGGCGCGACATCCCGGTCGACTTTAACTGCTCCATGCCCTGGATCTTGCGCCGCAAGGTCGCCAACAACTATTACCGTGGCCGCGCCGTGCTGGCCGGCGACAGCGCACACTCGTTCCCTCCCACCGGTGGCTTGGGCCTCAACTCGGGCATTGCCGACGCCCACAACCTCGCGTACAAGATTGCCGCGGCGTATCACGGGTGGGGCCACCTCCCTAGTCTGCTCAAGAGCtacgagggcgagcgccGCCCCGTCGCTCTCCACAACTCGATCCAGAGTGTCAAGAACGGCAAGGAGATCTtccacctcctcaaggcgctcCGCAACACTGGACCCGACCTTGCGACCGCCCGCGCTGAGATGATGCGCGCCCTCCATGACCCCAAGCAGCTCGCGTATGTCCAGTCATTAATCCAGGACCAGGCCGAGCACTTTGACAACCTCAACCGCCATCTCGGCTACGTCTACGAGCCCGGTTGGACACCCCAGCAGTCGCAGGTGTTCAAGCCACAGTACCGCCGCGGAGCACGCTTCGCACACGCCTGGGTCAAGTCCAAGGTGCCCGGCATTCTGGCGCCTCTCGACCCCGTTGACCTGTCGTATCTAGACGACCTATCCAAttccaaggccaaggactGGAATTATAGTGTGCTCGACATTGTCTCTCTCGGCCAGTACACCTTCTTTTACTCTGGCAGCACATGGGGCAAGAAGGTGCCTTCTCTGCGCCAGATGTTCGCACAGCAGGGTGTGCCACTCAaggtggtcgaggtggGTAAGGACTTTGATTTCATCGAGAAGAAGCCCGGCAAGGCGTGGATGGAAGGGTACGGGATCAACAAGAGTGGCGGTGTTCTCGTCCGCCCCGACCAGCACGTCCAGTGTGTGGTGgcgggcgccgagctgccTCAGCGCATTATTGATGATGTGCTTCGTACCCTCGGTCGGCAGTACTAG